One part of the Sphingopyxis sp. TUF1 genome encodes these proteins:
- a CDS encoding EAL domain-containing protein, whose amino-acid sequence MGVRRSIVRPTESPPTTRESPFDSPEFVAQLLRVAKLWHYVLIGRLLAFATFAFLPGIAGFLDQPSQWLAMAAGLLCDAVLAVTGQAMRRPAPGLAARARQIAPLCAVLAALGTLLNAAAMFAALAVPDDGPYLGAFTAIQIGSLLVAASAAAIVRPMFFIFVGAVALGGAIGVASWSFGLAGAVFLALLIVMMREDVRHQRRVTAAARRAVGDQQRALNLMRDFERAGRGWFWETDRDGRLVYISPTIAARLGRPLDELLGRPFTDIIRKRIGNDESEERTLGFSLSSRTPFKELTVQAAVPGEERWWSISGHPIGNALGHFQGFRGSGTDLTDQKRSEREINQLARYDTLTGLANRRHITDLLERALRTHVGQPQPCALLLMDLDRFKAVNDTLGHPVGDQLLRQVAGRLTQIVGDKGQVGRLGGDEFQIVLPQLNQPEKIAGIANAIILSLSQPFAIEGEQVRIGSSIGIAVSDGEGVGASALVRNADLALYAAKDAGRGVYRFYADAMHSQASERKAIEDALRDALAKDELQLLYQPIVDVASERISGFEALIRWHHTTAGTISPSKFIPIAEESNLIVPIGEWIIRTACATIAALGPGYRVAVNVSPRQFANEKLPATILSAVSGAGIRPEQLELEITEGVFLDESAENLAMFQKLKRTGVRLALDDFGTGYSALGYLKKAPFDKIKIDQSFVLGAADKSSMNAAIISSIVGLASALDMETTAEGVETHDDLALIRDLGCSHVQGFIYGEPMELAEVLALLRVGGGRVEAKGYKSARAPRFAIFRTIHIESGDDRYEAIVRNIAPSGAMIEGLWNVPPGTRMSLTFGPDLRIDAEARWSADNRTGVQFAAAIDIDTLIGTRAPTPRGRARRAA is encoded by the coding sequence TTGGGGGTTCGGCGCAGCATCGTTCGGCCAACGGAGAGCCCGCCGACAACGCGCGAATCGCCGTTCGATTCGCCCGAGTTCGTCGCGCAGCTGCTGCGCGTCGCGAAATTGTGGCATTATGTGCTGATCGGTCGGCTGCTGGCATTCGCGACCTTTGCCTTCTTGCCCGGAATCGCTGGGTTCCTCGACCAGCCGTCGCAGTGGCTGGCGATGGCGGCGGGGCTGCTATGCGATGCGGTGCTGGCGGTGACGGGGCAGGCGATGCGGCGGCCCGCACCCGGGCTGGCGGCGCGTGCCCGGCAGATCGCGCCGCTGTGCGCGGTGCTTGCGGCGCTCGGCACGCTGCTTAACGCCGCCGCGATGTTCGCGGCGCTCGCGGTGCCCGACGACGGCCCGTATCTCGGTGCCTTTACCGCAATCCAGATCGGGTCGCTCCTCGTCGCCGCATCGGCTGCGGCGATCGTCCGGCCGATGTTTTTCATCTTCGTGGGCGCGGTGGCGCTCGGCGGTGCGATCGGCGTCGCATCATGGTCCTTTGGCCTGGCGGGCGCGGTGTTCCTCGCGCTGCTGATCGTGATGATGCGCGAGGATGTCCGCCACCAGCGCCGCGTGACGGCGGCGGCGCGGCGCGCGGTGGGCGACCAGCAGCGCGCGCTGAACCTGATGCGCGATTTCGAGCGGGCGGGGCGCGGCTGGTTCTGGGAAACCGACCGCGACGGCCGGCTTGTCTATATTTCGCCGACCATCGCGGCGCGGCTGGGCCGCCCGCTCGACGAGCTGCTGGGCAGGCCCTTTACCGACATCATCCGCAAACGCATCGGCAATGACGAGAGCGAGGAACGGACGCTGGGGTTCAGCCTGTCGTCGCGCACGCCGTTCAAGGAGCTGACGGTGCAGGCGGCGGTGCCTGGCGAAGAGCGCTGGTGGTCGATTTCGGGCCACCCGATCGGCAACGCGCTCGGCCATTTCCAGGGGTTCCGCGGCAGCGGCACCGACCTCACCGATCAGAAACGATCGGAGCGCGAGATCAACCAGCTCGCGCGCTACGACACGCTCACCGGTCTTGCTAACCGGCGGCACATCACCGACCTGCTCGAACGCGCGCTTCGCACGCATGTCGGCCAGCCGCAGCCGTGCGCGTTGCTGCTGATGGATCTCGACCGGTTCAAGGCGGTGAACGACACACTGGGGCACCCCGTCGGCGATCAGCTGCTCCGCCAGGTCGCGGGGCGGCTGACGCAGATCGTCGGCGATAAGGGACAGGTCGGGCGCCTCGGCGGTGACGAATTTCAGATCGTGCTGCCGCAATTGAACCAGCCCGAAAAAATCGCCGGTATCGCGAATGCGATCATCCTCAGCCTCTCCCAACCCTTTGCGATCGAGGGCGAGCAGGTGCGGATCGGATCGTCGATCGGCATCGCGGTGTCGGACGGCGAAGGCGTCGGCGCCTCGGCGCTGGTGCGCAACGCCGATCTTGCGCTTTATGCCGCCAAGGACGCCGGGCGCGGCGTTTATCGTTTCTATGCCGATGCGATGCACAGCCAGGCGAGCGAGCGCAAGGCGATCGAGGATGCGCTGCGCGACGCGCTGGCGAAGGATGAATTGCAGCTTCTCTATCAGCCGATCGTCGATGTCGCGAGCGAGCGGATTTCGGGGTTCGAGGCGCTCATTCGCTGGCATCATACGACCGCGGGGACGATCAGCCCGTCGAAATTCATCCCCATTGCCGAGGAATCGAACCTGATCGTCCCGATCGGCGAATGGATCATCCGTACCGCCTGCGCGACAATCGCGGCGCTCGGGCCGGGCTACCGCGTCGCGGTCAATGTTTCGCCGCGCCAGTTCGCGAACGAAAAGCTGCCCGCGACGATCCTGAGCGCGGTGTCGGGTGCGGGCATCCGCCCCGAACAGCTGGAACTGGAAATCACCGAGGGGGTTTTCCTCGACGAAAGCGCGGAAAATCTGGCGATGTTCCAGAAGCTGAAACGCACCGGCGTGCGGCTGGCGCTCGACGATTTCGGCACGGGATATTCGGCGCTCGGCTATTTGAAGAAGGCGCCGTTCGACAAGATCAAGATCGACCAGAGTTTCGTGCTCGGCGCCGCCGACAAAAGCAGCATGAATGCCGCGATTATTTCGTCGATCGTCGGGCTGGCGAGTGCGCTCGATATGGAAACGACCGCCGAGGGGGTCGAGACGCACGATGACCTGGCGCTGATCCGCGACCTCGGATGCAGCCATGTCCAGGGCTTTATATATGGCGAGCCGATGGAGCTTGCCGAGGTGCTGGCGCTGCTGCGCGTCGGCGGCGGGCGCGTCGAAGCCAAGGGGTACAAGAGCGCGCGCGCGCCGCGGTTCGCGATTTTTCGTACCATCCATATCGAAAGCGGGGACGATCGGTACGAAGCGATCGTCCGTAACATTGCGCCGTCCGGGGCGATGATCGAAGGCTTGTGGAACGTGCCGCCGGGAACGCGGATGTCACTGACATTCGGACCCGACCTGCGGATCGACGCCGAAGCGCGCTGGTCGGCGGATAATCGCACCGGGGTCCAGTTCGCCGCCGCGATCGATATCGACACGCTGATCGGGACAAGGGCGCCGACGCCGCGCGGACGCGCGCGAAGGGCGGCCTAA
- a CDS encoding DUF1192 domain-containing protein translates to MDDDELPRRRDDVLSALIREPLDPLSVDELDARVAALEAEIERIRAHRAAATSQKAAAEALFRKG, encoded by the coding sequence ATGGACGATGACGAGCTGCCGCGCCGCCGCGACGATGTGCTGAGCGCGCTTATCCGTGAGCCGCTCGACCCGCTATCAGTCGATGAACTCGACGCGCGTGTCGCGGCGCTCGAAGCCGAAATCGAGCGCATCCGCGCGCACCGGGCCGCCGCCACGAGCCAGAAGGCCGCGGCCGAGGCGCTGTTCCGCAAGGGTTAG
- a CDS encoding NAD(P)H-quinone oxidoreductase, whose product MTSVPAEMTAVAISAPGGPEMLQPVTRPVPQPGADEVLIRVAAAGVNRPDVLQRMGFYPPPPGASDLPGLEVAGTVVAVGPGGDREMLGQAVCALVAGGGYAEYCTAPTGSCLPVPRGFSMAEAAALPETVFTVWHNLFERAYVAEGETVLVHGGTSGIGTTAIGLCKLFDIKVIVTCGIAAKCDAARALGADLAVDYSSEDYVAAVKDFTGGAGVNVVLDMVGGDYLPRNLECLADDGRHVTIAFQRGAKVEIDISQVMRRRLTLTGSTLRARSAEFKALLADEIHRTLWPRLAEGGWKPAMDQTFALTDAAAAHARMQAGAHVGKIVLTI is encoded by the coding sequence GTGACCAGCGTGCCAGCAGAAATGACCGCCGTCGCCATCAGCGCGCCGGGGGGACCGGAGATGTTGCAGCCCGTGACGCGGCCGGTGCCGCAGCCCGGCGCCGACGAGGTGCTGATCCGCGTCGCCGCGGCGGGGGTAAACCGCCCCGACGTGCTCCAGCGCATGGGCTTTTACCCGCCGCCGCCCGGCGCGTCGGACCTGCCGGGGCTCGAGGTCGCGGGAACGGTCGTCGCGGTCGGACCGGGGGGCGATCGCGAGATGCTGGGGCAGGCGGTGTGCGCGCTCGTTGCGGGGGGCGGCTATGCCGAATATTGCACCGCGCCGACGGGGAGCTGTCTGCCGGTGCCGCGCGGCTTTTCGATGGCCGAGGCCGCGGCGCTGCCCGAAACCGTCTTTACCGTGTGGCACAATCTGTTCGAGCGCGCCTATGTGGCGGAGGGCGAGACCGTGCTGGTCCACGGCGGCACCAGCGGCATCGGTACGACCGCGATCGGCCTGTGCAAGCTGTTCGACATCAAGGTGATCGTGACGTGCGGCATTGCGGCGAAATGCGACGCGGCGCGCGCGCTGGGCGCCGATCTGGCCGTGGATTATTCGAGCGAGGATTATGTCGCGGCGGTGAAGGATTTTACCGGCGGCGCGGGCGTGAACGTCGTGCTCGACATGGTCGGCGGCGATTATCTGCCGCGCAACCTGGAATGCCTGGCCGATGATGGCCGGCACGTGACCATCGCCTTCCAGCGCGGCGCGAAGGTCGAGATCGACATTTCGCAGGTGATGCGCCGCCGCCTGACGCTGACCGGATCGACGCTCCGCGCGCGCAGTGCCGAATTCAAGGCGCTGCTCGCCGACGAGATTCACCGCACGCTGTGGCCGCGGCTGGCGGAGGGCGGGTGGAAGCCGGCGATGGATCAGACCTTTGCGCTGACCGACGCCGCCGCGGCCCACGCGCGGATGCAGGCGGGCGCGCATGTCGGCAAGATTGTGCTGACAATCTGA
- a CDS encoding winged helix-turn-helix domain-containing protein, which produces MTETALSACHRRAMAADRQTMETRPRILRFDAFQLDCDNRQLRRHGRPIELGSRYFDALALLVSRRGELVTKELFMNQVWHGIPVTDEALTQCIRTLRRTLGDDAANPRFIETVPKHGYRFIAAKTAQPPVSPRARESHIAGACTLAGLGSGAAAGLIYGMIAATGGGAQVLVLAAMIGALGLLAGAGLGAGTAAALMWRGRADGWLVVGTAIGGLAVGALGNLLGRESVGLLSGVFVTNVTGPFEGAVLGAAAGCVAWTALAGRARRTVVAVCVLAGLGAAALIVFAGGTLLAGSLQALERDLAGTQLSLENIGIVIGEAGLTTTAIGLTVAAETQIFILSIGASLLGVRNRPAKPA; this is translated from the coding sequence ATGACTGAAACGGCGCTCAGCGCTTGCCACCGCCGCGCGATGGCAGCAGACCGCCAGACCATGGAGACACGGCCTCGCATCCTGCGCTTCGACGCTTTTCAGCTCGATTGCGACAACCGGCAGTTGCGCAGGCACGGCCGGCCGATCGAGCTCGGCAGTCGCTATTTCGACGCGCTGGCCCTGCTCGTCTCGCGCCGCGGCGAACTTGTCACCAAGGAATTGTTCATGAACCAGGTCTGGCACGGAATTCCGGTAACCGACGAAGCGCTGACGCAGTGCATCCGGACGCTGCGCCGAACCTTGGGCGACGATGCGGCCAATCCCCGCTTCATCGAAACGGTGCCCAAACACGGCTACCGCTTCATCGCCGCGAAAACAGCGCAGCCGCCGGTCTCGCCGCGCGCGCGCGAATCGCATATTGCCGGCGCTTGCACATTGGCTGGCCTTGGATCGGGTGCCGCGGCCGGCTTGATCTACGGCATGATTGCAGCAACGGGCGGCGGCGCGCAGGTGCTGGTCCTGGCAGCGATGATCGGCGCGCTCGGCCTGCTCGCGGGAGCGGGACTCGGCGCGGGAACGGCTGCCGCTCTGATGTGGCGCGGACGTGCCGACGGATGGCTTGTCGTCGGCACAGCAATCGGCGGCCTTGCCGTGGGCGCTCTGGGCAACCTGCTGGGACGCGAGAGCGTGGGGCTGCTTTCGGGCGTCTTCGTAACGAATGTGACCGGGCCCTTCGAAGGCGCGGTGCTGGGCGCCGCTGCCGGTTGTGTGGCATGGACCGCGTTGGCTGGGCGCGCGCGTCGGACGGTCGTCGCCGTTTGCGTGCTCGCAGGCCTGGGCGCGGCCGCCCTCATTGTCTTCGCCGGAGGGACATTGCTTGCCGGTTCGCTGCAAGCCCTTGAAAGGGACCTCGCCGGAACCCAGCTCAGCCTGGAAAATATCGGCATTGTCATCGGCGAGGCGGGGCTAACAACGACTGCAATCGGGCTAACGGTGGCCGCCGAAACGCAAATCTTCATTCTGTCGATTGGAGCGAGCCTCTTAGGCGTACGCAATCGCCCAGCGAAGCCCGCTTGA
- a CDS encoding helix-turn-helix transcriptional regulator: protein MARHEPVNDLTVKTLLETGTMTVRDVGCSGGCKHRSPNECADATHLVFPYRGIFKRHVGTGDTVATTGQLVFFNAGQDYAISHPVDGGDACLSMAIAPELLHELTPPDQFGGGGEAIFHRQARGIDPQAQLLVALLRHGLSRGAFETLEAETLALALIRRSLGERTSHVRAATYGRGKLVDRTKLLFAAAPERRWTLASIAAEVGVSPVYLTQSFAATEGVSLYRYQLRLRLAQALVALEDCRDITALALDLGFSSHSHFTAAFRQHFGRSPTAFQRTARIR, encoded by the coding sequence GTGGCCCGACACGAACCCGTCAACGACCTGACCGTAAAGACGCTGCTCGAAACCGGGACGATGACCGTTCGCGACGTCGGGTGCAGCGGCGGCTGCAAGCATCGCTCGCCCAACGAATGTGCGGACGCGACCCATTTGGTCTTTCCCTATCGCGGCATTTTCAAACGCCATGTCGGCACGGGTGACACGGTGGCGACCACCGGCCAGCTCGTATTTTTCAATGCGGGCCAGGACTATGCGATCAGCCATCCGGTCGATGGCGGCGATGCCTGCCTGTCGATGGCGATCGCGCCTGAGTTGCTGCACGAACTGACGCCCCCCGATCAGTTCGGTGGCGGCGGCGAAGCGATCTTCCACCGGCAGGCGCGCGGCATCGACCCGCAAGCGCAGCTTCTCGTCGCCTTGCTCCGGCACGGCCTGTCGCGTGGGGCGTTCGAAACGCTCGAAGCCGAAACGCTGGCATTGGCCTTGATCCGGCGATCGCTCGGCGAGCGCACCTCGCACGTCCGCGCCGCGACCTATGGGCGCGGCAAGTTGGTCGACCGTACCAAATTGCTGTTCGCCGCCGCGCCGGAACGCCGATGGACGCTCGCGTCGATCGCGGCCGAAGTGGGTGTGTCGCCCGTATATCTGACGCAAAGCTTCGCGGCGACCGAAGGGGTTTCGCTATACCGCTACCAGCTTCGCCTGCGGCTCGCGCAGGCACTGGTCGCGCTCGAAGACTGCCGCGACATCACCGCGCTGGCGCTCGACCTCGGCTTTTCCAGTCACAGCCATTTTACCGCTGCCTTCCGCCAGCATTTCGGCCGGTCGCCGACCGCCTTTCAACGCACCGCCCGGATACGCTGA
- a CDS encoding DUF4198 domain-containing protein: MIRLTLAFAVGTLGAGTAIAHDFWVQPSQWRVAPLDTVTLTLMVGHGADRQPSRLPASRIVRFETIAPDGRRTDLKAPIADSDGQQTRLQPEGDGAHMIVLQSDARAQSRLPPARFESYLKEEGLTVALDARKRTRRSATDGSENYRRNAKAIVLVGTPTRANSRWIEKRVGLALEIVPDDDLFLSPGPTEMSLRIFYHGRPLAGALVKLTDLNNDTKPVAQRRSAADGRVRFAMPGTGTWRANVVWTRPNEPGAATDFETDFSSLSFAVPHRG, from the coding sequence ATGATCCGCCTTACACTGGCGTTCGCGGTCGGAACACTGGGCGCCGGGACGGCGATAGCTCACGACTTCTGGGTTCAACCGTCGCAATGGCGGGTGGCACCGCTCGATACGGTGACGCTGACGCTTATGGTCGGGCACGGAGCCGACCGGCAGCCATCCCGCCTCCCGGCATCGCGCATCGTGCGGTTCGAAACGATCGCCCCCGACGGCCGCCGGACCGATCTGAAGGCGCCAATCGCGGACAGCGATGGACAGCAGACACGGCTCCAGCCGGAGGGCGACGGCGCGCATATGATCGTACTCCAAAGCGACGCGCGTGCGCAAAGCCGTCTCCCGCCCGCCCGGTTCGAGAGCTATTTGAAGGAAGAAGGGTTGACGGTCGCGCTGGACGCGCGCAAGCGAACGCGCCGATCCGCGACCGACGGATCGGAAAATTACCGGCGCAATGCCAAGGCAATCGTCCTTGTCGGCACGCCGACGCGGGCGAACAGCCGATGGATCGAGAAGCGGGTGGGACTTGCGCTGGAGATTGTTCCCGACGATGATCTGTTCCTGTCGCCCGGGCCGACGGAGATGAGCTTGCGCATTTTTTACCACGGGCGGCCGCTCGCCGGCGCTCTCGTCAAACTGACGGACCTTAATAACGATACGAAACCTGTGGCGCAGCGGCGCAGCGCGGCCGACGGGCGCGTGCGTTTCGCAATGCCGGGCACGGGGACATGGCGCGCGAATGTCGTGTGGACCCGCCCGAACGAACCGGGCGCCGCCACCGACTTCGAAACCGATTTCTCCAGTCTCAGCTTCGCCGTCCCGCATCGGGGTTGA